The sequence TTGTATTTATTATGATTGAAAAGACATCCATCATTATGCAGGATCCATTTGAAAATACACCAGTGGATACTCCTATGACTTCTCTGGCACAAACCATTGAAATTAACATCAGACAAATGATGGGGGAGCAAAACGTTCCTTTAAAAAAAGAAAATCCATTATACTATGAAATGTAACTAAAAACCATACTTATTATGGAAGAGATAAAAGCACAAATACAAACACAGTCTGCAGCCAGCAAACATAAAAAAAATCTGCTGATTGTACTCGCCTTAAGTGGTACCTATCTTATTGCAGAGGTTATAGGAGGAATTGTCACCAATAGTCTTGCATTGTTGGCAGATGCAGCTCATATGCTGACAGATGTTGTGGGATTACTTTTGGCTTTTATTGCCATAAAAATTGGAGAAAGAAAAGCTAACCCTTCTAAAACATATGGGTATTATCGTACTGAAATATTAGCAGCGGTAATTAATGCTGTTGTTTTGTTAGGAATATCAATATATGTTTTAATTGAAGCGTACCGTCGATTTCAGAATCCACCGGAAGTACAAAGTTCCTCAATGCTGATTGTAGCCGGAATCGGATTAGTGGTAAATATTGTCGGATTGATGATCTTAAGAAAAGATTCGGAAGCAAGCCTGAATATGAAAGGAGCCTATTTTGAAGTGCTTTCAGATATGCTTACTTCCGTAGGAGTGATGATTGCCGGAGTTATTATGCTTACCACCGGTTGGTATTATGCCGATCCGTTGATTTCTGCTGCCATTGGGTTATTAATTTTCCCAAGAACATGGAAATTACTAATGGAAGCCGTTCATGTTTTGTTGGAAGGAACGCCAAAAGATGTAGACATCCAGGAATTACGTAAATCGCTGGAAGAAACTCCAGGGGTAAAAGATATTCATGATCTGCATGTATGGTCGCTTACCTCAAGTGTAAATGCAATGAGCGCTCATGTTGTGAAAGATAGTGCCTATCCTCAGAATTCGCTTTTAAAGACATTAACGGATAATACCACTCAAAATTTTAAAATAAGCCATACAACTTTTCAGATCGAGGAGGAGGGATATGAAGAAAATGAAGCACATCTGTAATATTTTAAAAAATTAAAAATGAAAAAAGATATAGAAAACAAACTCATTGATAAAAATACCAAGCCTACGAGTATGAGGATTTTGGTATATGATTTTTTAAGCTCACAAGACACTGCATTGTCTTTGTCTGAAATAGAAAATCACTTTGAGAATGCAGACCGAATTACCATTTACAGAACATTAAAGACTTTTGAAGATAAAGGAATTGTTCACAGTATCCAGGAAAATACCACTACAAAATATAAATTGTGTGATGACGATTGTGATGAAAAAACACATAAAGACTGGCACCTTCATTTCTACTGCAAAATATGTAAGCAGACCACTTGTAAAGAAGATATTTCTTTTCCGGAGAATATACAGACCAATTTCAGAATTGATGAAATAAGACTGTTTGCCAAAGGAATCTGTGAAAATTGTCTTGAAAGTTTGCAATAGCATTGCATCATTCTCACTATTAAATTTGTATAAAAATAACAGTTATGGAAAAGTACCGTAGTACAAACCCAGAAAAAATAGACCCAAAAAGACATACTCATAATCATTCAGAAGGAGATGGACATACTCATGATCACGATGACGATGGACATGGCCACTCTCATGATACCGGGGATCAGAGTACCTTTCAGATGTTTCTTCCTGCAATTATATCCTTTATTATTCTATTGTTAGGAATTGCTTTTGATAACTATATAAAACCGGGCTGGTTTACGGGTTGGGTACGTTTAGTCTGGTTCTTGGCAGCTTATCTTCCTGTAGGGCTTCCTGTATTAAAGGACGCTTTTAAAAGTATTATC is a genomic window of Chryseobacterium nakagawai containing:
- a CDS encoding Fur family transcriptional regulator yields the protein MKKDIENKLIDKNTKPTSMRILVYDFLSSQDTALSLSEIENHFENADRITIYRTLKTFEDKGIVHSIQENTTTKYKLCDDDCDEKTHKDWHLHFYCKICKQTTCKEDISFPENIQTNFRIDEIRLFAKGICENCLESLQ
- a CDS encoding cation diffusion facilitator family transporter, which translates into the protein MEEIKAQIQTQSAASKHKKNLLIVLALSGTYLIAEVIGGIVTNSLALLADAAHMLTDVVGLLLAFIAIKIGERKANPSKTYGYYRTEILAAVINAVVLLGISIYVLIEAYRRFQNPPEVQSSSMLIVAGIGLVVNIVGLMILRKDSEASLNMKGAYFEVLSDMLTSVGVMIAGVIMLTTGWYYADPLISAAIGLLIFPRTWKLLMEAVHVLLEGTPKDVDIQELRKSLEETPGVKDIHDLHVWSLTSSVNAMSAHVVKDSAYPQNSLLKTLTDNTTQNFKISHTTFQIEEEGYEENEAHL